A genomic stretch from Leptotrichia sp. HSP-536 includes:
- a CDS encoding type II toxin-antitoxin system RelE family toxin, producing MKYSLMYSEKAQKQLNKLDNSMKSKILRYIDQNLFDTDNPKKFGKALRYNLKGFWRYRVENYRIIVKIEENELLILVVQIDKRDKIYI from the coding sequence ATGAAATATAGTCTAATGTACTCTGAAAAAGCACAGAAACAACTAAATAAACTAGATAATTCTATGAAATCAAAAATTTTAAGATATATTGATCAAAATCTTTTCGATACAGATAATCCAAAAAAATTTGGAAAAGCATTAAGATACAATCTGAAAGGATTTTGGAGATATCGAGTTGAAAACTACAGAATTATTGTAAAAATTGAGGAAAATGAATTACTTATTTTAGTTGTTCAAATAGATAAAAGGGATAAAATTTATATTTAG
- a CDS encoding DUF6290 family protein: protein MITVSINANPDIENKINNYVKENNINLNQVMLDLILEKIEDEEDYKLAVEAYEEEKDNRENWISHENLIKKLGLENEI, encoded by the coding sequence ATGATAACCGTTTCTATAAATGCTAATCCTGACATAGAAAATAAAATAAATAACTATGTTAAGGAAAACAATATCAATTTAAACCAAGTAATGTTAGATTTAATTCTTGAAAAAATCGAAGATGAAGAGGATTACAAATTGGCTGTTGAGGCTTATGAAGAAGAAAAAGACAACAGAGAAAACTGGATTAGCCACGAAAATTTAATAAAAAAATTAGGGTTGGAAAATGAAATATAG
- a CDS encoding methylated-DNA--[protein]-cysteine S-methyltransferase — protein MKKNIYFYETNTPIGKIGLATTENDSHITDVIWNYEIEKFENDDNFQIKETKLIKNAKNQLFEYFSKKRKNFDLPLLKEGTPFQISVWNALETIPYGETRSYKDIAIAINNEKAVRAVGMANNRNKISIFIPCHRVIGMNGKLVGYGGGLHIKEFLLELEGIKIK, from the coding sequence ATGAAAAAAAATATCTATTTTTATGAAACCAATACTCCAATTGGAAAAATTGGACTTGCCACAACGGAAAATGATTCTCATATTACTGATGTAATCTGGAATTATGAAATTGAAAAATTTGAAAATGATGATAATTTTCAAATTAAAGAAACCAAATTAATAAAAAATGCAAAAAATCAGTTATTTGAATACTTTTCCAAAAAACGAAAAAATTTTGACTTGCCACTTCTAAAAGAAGGGACTCCTTTTCAAATTTCCGTTTGGAACGCTCTTGAAACAATTCCTTACGGTGAAACCCGTTCTTACAAGGACATCGCAATCGCAATCAATAACGAAAAAGCAGTCCGTGCGGTTGGAATGGCAAACAATCGAAATAAAATCTCGATTTTTATTCCCTGCCATCGTGTAATTGGCATGAACGGAAAGTTAGTAGGATATGGTGGCGGACTTCATATAAAGGAGTTCTTATTGGAACTGGAAGGTATTAAAATAAAATAG
- a CDS encoding replication-associated recombination protein A, giving the protein MNLFDEVYEDKKPLAFRYRPKSLDDFYGQKKLVGENGILRKIIERGNFMNAIFWGAPGTGKTTLAEIIADKMNYHYEYLNAIKASVTDIKNISDKAHISFHTNGQQTLLFLDEIHRFNKLQQDSLLEDLENGNIILIGATTENPYYNLNNALLSRCMAFEFKKLSENDLLKILKNINEKENFGISDDILGYISEIIEGDARQAINILELITNVGVEFTLEEVKEILNTKKSYHRTEDKYNTISAMIKSIRGSDPDAAVYWMAKMLSGGEDILYIARRLVILASEDIGLANPQALPVAVAGLNAIKEIGMPEARIILSEVAIYLAISPKSNSAYNAINSALKHIENEKIQEVPVHLTKVGAKDYKYPHNYENHYVDQIYMNEKIKFYEHGKNKFEKAADEWLRKIKKNGK; this is encoded by the coding sequence ATGAATTTATTTGATGAAGTATATGAAGATAAGAAGCCGTTGGCATTTAGATACCGTCCAAAAAGTCTTGATGATTTTTATGGTCAGAAGAAATTGGTTGGGGAAAATGGAATTTTGAGGAAGATTATTGAGCGAGGAAACTTTATGAATGCGATTTTCTGGGGAGCACCGGGAACAGGGAAAACTACACTTGCAGAAATAATTGCTGATAAAATGAATTACCATTATGAATATCTGAATGCTATAAAAGCCTCTGTAACTGATATAAAGAATATTTCTGATAAAGCACACATCAGCTTTCATACAAATGGACAGCAGACACTATTATTTTTAGATGAAATTCATAGATTTAATAAGTTGCAGCAGGATTCACTTCTTGAAGATTTGGAAAATGGGAATATTATTTTGATTGGAGCGACTACCGAAAATCCTTATTATAACTTGAATAACGCATTATTATCACGATGTATGGCATTTGAATTTAAAAAACTGAGTGAGAATGATTTGCTTAAAATATTGAAAAATATTAATGAAAAGGAGAATTTTGGGATTTCAGATGATATTTTAGGATATATTTCGGAAATAATCGAAGGAGATGCAAGGCAGGCTATAAATATTTTGGAACTGATAACAAATGTTGGAGTGGAGTTTACGCTGGAAGAAGTAAAGGAAATTTTGAATACAAAAAAATCATATCACAGGACAGAAGACAAGTACAATACAATTTCAGCAATGATAAAAAGCATTCGTGGAAGCGATCCTGATGCGGCTGTCTACTGGATGGCGAAAATGCTTTCTGGCGGAGAAGATATTTTGTATATTGCAAGAAGACTTGTGATTTTAGCTTCTGAAGACATTGGGCTTGCAAATCCGCAGGCTTTACCAGTTGCTGTGGCAGGACTTAATGCGATAAAAGAAATTGGAATGCCCGAAGCTAGAATTATCTTATCTGAAGTGGCAATCTATCTTGCAATTTCTCCTAAGAGCAATTCAGCCTACAATGCTATAAATTCAGCACTCAAACACATTGAAAACGAAAAAATTCAGGAAGTGCCAGTTCATCTCACAAAAGTTGGAGCAAAAGACTACAAATACCCACACAATTATGAAAATCATTATGTAGACCAAATTTATATGAATGAAAAAATCAAATTTTATGAACATGGAAAAAATAAATTTGAAAAGGCGGCAGATGAGTGGTTGAGGAAGATTAAGAAGAATGGAAAATAG
- the purH gene encoding bifunctional phosphoribosylaminoimidazolecarboxamide formyltransferase/IMP cyclohydrolase, translated as MKKRALISVFDKTGILEFAQFLDKKGVEIVSTGGTYKFLKENGLDVVEISEVTKFKEMLDGRVKTLHPNIHGGILAIRDNKGHMDTIKAEGIETIDFVAVNLYPFFREVQADKTFDEKIEFIDIGGPTMLRSAAKSFKDVTVICETEDYAKVMEEIENNGEVSFETKKRLAGKVFNLTSAYDAAISNFLLDEEYPKYLNVSYEKKFDLRYGENPHQSAAYYVSTIENGSMKDFVQLNGKELSFNNIRDMDIAWKVANEFDEIACCAVKHSTPCGVAVADDVFTAYKKAHDCDPVSIFGGIVAINREIDAETARELHKIFLEIVIAPAFTEEAMEILKSKKNLRVIKCEIAKPQDKVEYVKVDGGILVQQTNRKMIDNMEVVTKKQPTEQELKDMELGMKVVKHVKSNAIVVVKDGAATGVGTGQTNRIWATQHALEHAKGDSDSLEGAVLASDAFFPFRDCVDEAAKYGIKALVQPGGSIRDKESIEAADEHKMTMVFTGIRHFKH; from the coding sequence ATGAAAAAAAGAGCTTTGATTAGTGTTTTTGATAAGACTGGGATATTGGAATTTGCACAATTTCTAGATAAAAAGGGTGTTGAGATTGTTTCTACTGGAGGGACTTATAAGTTTTTGAAGGAAAATGGGCTGGATGTTGTGGAAATATCTGAAGTTACAAAGTTTAAGGAAATGCTGGATGGTAGGGTAAAAACATTGCATCCGAATATTCATGGTGGAATTTTGGCGATTAGGGACAATAAGGGGCATATGGATACAATAAAGGCTGAAGGCATTGAAACGATAGACTTTGTTGCGGTTAATTTATATCCGTTTTTCAGAGAAGTTCAGGCAGACAAAACTTTTGACGAAAAAATCGAATTTATCGACATAGGCGGGCCTACAATGCTTCGTTCGGCTGCAAAATCATTCAAAGACGTTACAGTTATCTGCGAAACAGAAGATTATGCGAAAGTTATGGAAGAAATTGAAAATAATGGGGAAGTTTCATTTGAAACGAAAAAAAGACTGGCTGGGAAGGTATTTAACTTGACATCAGCTTATGATGCGGCTATTTCTAACTTCTTGCTGGATGAGGAATATCCGAAATACTTGAATGTTTCGTATGAAAAGAAATTTGACTTGAGATATGGGGAAAATCCTCACCAATCGGCTGCTTATTATGTTTCAACTATTGAAAATGGAAGTATGAAGGATTTTGTCCAGTTAAATGGAAAAGAATTGTCGTTTAATAATATCAGGGATATGGATATTGCTTGGAAAGTGGCAAATGAATTTGATGAAATTGCCTGCTGTGCTGTAAAACATTCGACTCCTTGCGGTGTAGCAGTTGCAGATGACGTTTTCACAGCTTACAAGAAAGCTCATGACTGTGATCCAGTATCAATTTTTGGTGGAATAGTTGCGATTAATAGAGAAATTGATGCAGAAACTGCACGGGAACTGCACAAAATTTTCCTAGAAATCGTTATTGCTCCAGCATTTACTGAGGAAGCTATGGAAATATTAAAATCCAAGAAAAATTTGAGAGTAATAAAATGCGAAATTGCAAAACCTCAGGATAAAGTGGAATATGTAAAAGTTGACGGCGGAATATTAGTTCAGCAGACAAATCGAAAAATGATTGACAATATGGAAGTTGTAACAAAAAAACAGCCAACAGAACAAGAGTTAAAAGATATGGAACTTGGAATGAAAGTCGTAAAACACGTAAAATCAAATGCAATCGTGGTAGTAAAAGATGGAGCTGCAACAGGAGTTGGAACAGGACAGACAAATAGAATTTGGGCAACTCAGCACGCACTTGAACACGCCAAAGGAGACTCAGATTCACTAGAAGGAGCAGTTTTGGCATCAGACGCATTTTTCCCATTCAGAGACTGTGTAGACGAAGCTGCTAAATACGGTATCAAGGCATTAGTGCAGCCAGGTGGCTCAATTAGAGACAAAGAATCAATTGAGGCTGCTGATGAACATAAAATGACTATGGTATTTACTGGAATTAGACATTTTAAACATTAA
- a CDS encoding type II toxin-antitoxin system HicA family toxin, producing MKSVSSDMVIRKLKRELKVREVRGKGSHRQFILPNGHKVTVPHPKKDLIIKTLRSIEKQTGIKF from the coding sequence ATGAAATCAGTATCTTCAGATATGGTAATAAGAAAACTAAAAAGAGAATTGAAAGTTCGAGAAGTAAGAGGAAAAGGAAGTCATCGTCAATTTATACTTCCTAATGGTCATAAAGTAACAGTTCCACATCCAAAAAAGGATCTGATTATTAAAACATTAAGAAGTATTGAAAAACAGACTGGGATTAAATTCTAA
- the rplS gene encoding 50S ribosomal protein L19, producing MKEKLIELVEKNYLKADVPQFKAGDTVAVHYKVKEGNKERIQVFEGVVIRVSGGSVAKNFTVRKVSSGIGVERIIPLNSPLVEKIEVKRIGKVRRAKLYYLRNLSGKAARIKEIRK from the coding sequence TTGAAAGAGAAATTAATCGAATTAGTAGAAAAAAATTATTTGAAAGCTGACGTACCTCAATTTAAAGCAGGGGATACAGTTGCTGTTCACTACAAAGTAAAAGAGGGAAACAAAGAAAGAATACAGGTTTTTGAAGGTGTAGTTATTAGAGTTTCTGGTGGAAGCGTTGCTAAAAACTTCACAGTTAGAAAAGTATCTTCAGGAATCGGTGTAGAAAGAATCATTCCTTTAAATTCTCCATTAGTAGAAAAAATCGAAGTTAAGAGAATTGGTAAAGTAAGAAGAGCTAAACTATACTACTTAAGAAACTTATCAGGAAAAGCTGCTAGAATTAAAGAAATCAGAAAGTAG